One region of Bacillus pumilus genomic DNA includes:
- the rpoC gene encoding DNA-directed RNA polymerase subunit beta': protein MLDVNNFEYMNIGLASPDKIRSWSFGEVKKPETINYRTLKPEKDGLFCERIFGPQKDWECHCGKYKRVRYKGVVCDRCGVEVTRAKVRRERMGHIELAAPVSHIWYFKGIPSRMGLVLDMSPRALEEVIYFASYVVTDPGNTPLEKKQLLSEKEFRAYLDKYGNTFQAAMGAEAINKLLQDIDLVKEVDALKEELKTAQGQRRTRAIKRLEVLEAFRNSGNKPSWMILDVLPVIPPELRPMVQLDGGRFATSDLNDLYRRVINRNNRLKRLLDLGAPSIIVQNEKRMLQEAVDALIDNGRRGRPVTGPGNRPLKSLSHMLKGKQGRFRQNLLGKRVDYSGRSVIVVGPHLKMYQCGLPKEMALELFKPFVMKELVEKGLAHNIKSAKRKIERVQPEVWDVLESVIREHPVLLNRAPTLHRLGIQAFEPTLVEGRAIRLHPLVCTAYNADFDGDQMAVHVPLSAEAQAEARILMLAAQNILNPKDGKPVVTPSQDMVLGNYYLTLERKGAIGEGMIFKDTNEALLAYQNGYVHLHTRVAVAANSLKNVTFTDEQRSKLLITTVGKLIFNEILPESFPYMNEPTKSNIEEKTPDRFFLEKGEDVKVAIEKQEINAPFKKGILGKIIAEIFKRFHITETSKMLDRMKNLGFKYSTKAGITVGVSDIVVLDDKQKILEEAQAKVDNVMKQFRRGLITEEERYERVISIWSSSKDVIQGKLMKSLDEVNPIYMMSDSGARGNASNFTQLAGMRGLMANPAGRIIELPIKSSFREGLTVLEYFISTHGARKGLADTALKTADSGYLTRRLVDVAQDVIIRETDCGTDRGILAKSIREGNEIIEKLEERLIGRFARKPIVHPETGEVIVGENELIDEDKALEVVEAGIEEVWIRSAFTCNTPHGVCKRCYGRNLATGTDVEVGEAVGIIAAQSIGEPGTQLTMRTFHTGGVAGDDITQGLPRIQELFEARNPKGQATISEIDGVVAEINDVRDKQQEIVVQGDVETRSYTAPYNARLKVVEGDKVTRGQVLTEGSIDPKELLKVTDMTAVQEYLLHEVQKVYRMQGVEIGDKHVEVMVRQMLRKVRVADAGDTDVLPGTLLDVHQFTEANKKVLFEGKRPATGRPVLLGITKASLETDSFLSAASFQETTRVLTDAAIKGKRDELLGLKENVIIGKLVPAGTGMPNYRKVKPVSQVQPSDDMVPVE from the coding sequence TTGCTAGATGTGAACAATTTTGAGTATATGAACATCGGTCTCGCATCACCTGATAAAATCCGTTCTTGGTCTTTTGGTGAAGTGAAAAAGCCTGAAACGATTAACTATCGTACACTGAAACCTGAAAAAGATGGTCTCTTTTGTGAACGTATCTTCGGACCACAAAAAGACTGGGAATGTCATTGTGGAAAGTATAAACGCGTTCGTTATAAGGGTGTTGTATGTGACCGTTGTGGTGTAGAAGTAACACGGGCAAAAGTCCGTCGTGAGAGAATGGGGCATATCGAACTGGCTGCCCCAGTTTCCCACATTTGGTATTTCAAAGGTATCCCAAGCCGTATGGGTCTTGTTCTTGATATGTCACCACGTGCGTTAGAAGAAGTGATTTACTTCGCTTCATACGTCGTGACAGATCCTGGCAACACACCGCTTGAGAAAAAACAACTTCTTTCTGAGAAGGAATTCCGTGCTTATTTAGATAAATACGGTAATACATTCCAAGCAGCTATGGGTGCAGAAGCAATCAATAAACTTCTTCAAGATATCGATCTTGTAAAAGAAGTAGATGCACTGAAAGAAGAGCTGAAAACTGCTCAAGGACAGCGTCGTACTCGTGCGATTAAACGCCTTGAAGTGCTAGAAGCCTTCCGTAACTCAGGAAACAAACCATCATGGATGATTCTTGATGTACTTCCGGTTATTCCGCCAGAATTACGTCCAATGGTTCAGCTTGATGGTGGACGTTTTGCTACTTCTGACTTAAACGACCTTTATCGTCGTGTCATCAACCGTAACAATCGTCTGAAACGTTTATTAGATCTTGGCGCGCCAAGCATCATCGTTCAGAACGAGAAGCGTATGCTTCAAGAAGCTGTCGATGCCTTGATTGATAATGGACGTAGAGGCCGACCAGTAACAGGACCAGGAAACAGACCATTGAAATCTCTTTCTCATATGCTGAAAGGGAAACAAGGACGTTTCCGTCAAAACTTGCTTGGTAAACGTGTTGACTATTCTGGACGTTCCGTTATCGTCGTAGGACCACATTTGAAAATGTATCAGTGTGGACTTCCGAAAGAAATGGCTCTTGAATTATTCAAACCATTCGTGATGAAGGAGCTTGTTGAAAAAGGTTTAGCTCACAACATCAAGAGTGCGAAGCGTAAAATTGAGCGCGTGCAGCCGGAAGTATGGGATGTTTTAGAATCAGTGATTCGTGAGCATCCAGTCTTACTAAACCGTGCACCGACTCTTCACAGACTTGGTATTCAAGCGTTTGAACCTACACTTGTGGAAGGACGCGCAATTCGTCTGCATCCACTTGTATGTACAGCCTACAACGCTGACTTTGACGGTGACCAAATGGCGGTTCACGTACCATTATCTGCTGAGGCTCAAGCTGAAGCTCGTATCTTAATGCTTGCTGCTCAAAACATTTTGAACCCGAAAGATGGAAAACCTGTTGTTACGCCATCTCAGGATATGGTGCTTGGTAACTACTACCTTACACTTGAGCGTAAAGGTGCTATCGGAGAAGGTATGATCTTCAAAGATACGAACGAAGCCCTTCTAGCTTATCAAAATGGGTATGTGCATCTTCATACACGTGTAGCTGTTGCAGCTAACTCGTTGAAGAATGTGACATTCACTGATGAACAGCGTTCTAAATTGTTGATTACAACAGTTGGAAAACTAATCTTTAACGAAATCTTACCGGAATCATTCCCTTACATGAATGAGCCGACAAAGAGCAATATTGAAGAAAAAACGCCTGACCGCTTCTTCCTTGAAAAAGGTGAAGATGTCAAAGTTGCGATTGAGAAACAAGAAATCAATGCGCCGTTCAAAAAAGGTATTTTAGGTAAAATCATTGCGGAAATCTTTAAGAGATTCCATATCACTGAGACATCTAAAATGCTTGACCGCATGAAAAATCTTGGTTTCAAATACTCTACTAAAGCGGGTATTACGGTTGGGGTGTCTGATATCGTCGTATTAGATGATAAACAGAAGATCCTCGAAGAAGCGCAAGCAAAAGTAGATAACGTCATGAAGCAATTCAGACGTGGTTTGATTACTGAAGAAGAGCGTTACGAGAGAGTCATTTCGATCTGGAGTTCTTCTAAAGATGTCATCCAAGGTAAACTGATGAAGTCCCTTGATGAAGTCAACCCAATCTACATGATGAGTGACTCTGGGGCGCGTGGTAACGCATCTAACTTCACTCAGCTGGCTGGTATGCGTGGTCTGATGGCCAACCCGGCTGGACGTATCATTGAACTTCCGATCAAATCTAGTTTCCGTGAAGGTTTAACCGTATTGGAATACTTTATTTCCACTCACGGAGCGCGTAAAGGTCTTGCCGATACAGCCCTTAAAACAGCTGACTCAGGTTACCTCACGCGTCGTCTCGTCGACGTTGCACAGGATGTTATCATCCGTGAAACAGATTGCGGTACAGACCGTGGTATCTTGGCAAAGTCCATTAGAGAAGGAAATGAAATTATTGAGAAACTTGAAGAACGTCTAATTGGACGTTTTGCAAGAAAACCAATTGTTCATCCTGAAACGGGCGAAGTCATTGTTGGCGAAAACGAACTAATTGATGAAGATAAAGCACTTGAAGTAGTTGAAGCAGGAATTGAGGAAGTATGGATCCGTTCTGCATTTACATGTAACACGCCTCATGGTGTATGTAAACGATGCTACGGCCGTAACCTTGCAACTGGTACTGACGTTGAAGTCGGTGAAGCAGTTGGAATCATCGCTGCTCAATCAATCGGTGAGCCAGGAACACAGCTTACAATGCGTACGTTCCACACCGGTGGGGTAGCAGGAGACGATATCACACAAGGTTTACCTCGTATCCAAGAGCTATTTGAAGCGCGTAATCCGAAAGGGCAAGCGACGATTTCTGAAATTGATGGTGTCGTTGCTGAAATTAACGATGTTCGTGACAAGCAGCAGGAAATTGTGGTTCAAGGCGACGTTGAAACTCGCTCTTACACAGCTCCTTACAATGCACGTCTGAAAGTTGTTGAAGGTGACAAAGTTACTCGTGGTCAAGTACTGACAGAAGGTTCGATCGATCCGAAAGAACTTCTTAAAGTGACTGACATGACAGCTGTTCAAGAATATCTGCTTCATGAAGTACAAAAAGTATACCGTATGCAAGGGGTAGAAATCGGAGATAAGCACGTTGAGGTAATGGTTCGCCAAATGCTTCGTAAAGTGCGTGTCGCTGATGCAGGGGATACAGATGTATTACCAGGCACACTTCTTGATGTACATCAATTCACTGAAGCGAACAAAAAAGTACTATTCGAAGGCAAGCGCCCTGCAACAGGCCGCCCAGTTCTTCTTGGTATTACAAAAGCATCGCTTGAAACAGACTCATTCTTGTCTGCAGCATCCTTCCAAGAAACGACTCGTGTCCTAACAGATGCGGCGATCAAAGGAAAACGTGATGAACTGCTTGGCTTGAAAGAGAATGTTATCATCGGTAAACTTGTTCCAGCTGGAACAGGAATGCCAAACTACCGTAAAGTTAAGCCGGTTTCACAAGTGCAACCGTCTGACGATATGGTGCCTGTAGAGTAA
- the tuf gene encoding elongation factor Tu — MAKEKFDRSKSHANIGTIGHVDHGKTTLTAAISTVLHKKSGKGSAMGYDQIDGAPEERERGITISTSHVEYETDTRHYAHVDCPGHADYVKNMITGAAQMDGAILVVSAADGPMPQTREHILLSRNVGVPYIVVFLNKCDMVDDEELLELVEMEVRDLLSDYDFPGDDVPVIKGSALKALEGDADYEAKIFELMDAVDEYIPTPERDIEKPFMMPVEDVFSITGRGTVATGRVERGQVKVGDEVEIIGLQEDNGKTTVTGVEMFRKLLDYAEAGDNIGALLRGVSREDIQRGQVLAKPGTITPHSRFKAEVYVLSKEEGGRHTPFFANYRPQFYFRTTDVTGIVHLPEGTEMVMPGDNTEMEVELISTIAIEEGTRFSIREGGRTVGSGVVSNIIK, encoded by the coding sequence ATGGCTAAAGAAAAATTCGACCGTTCCAAATCGCATGCTAACATTGGTACAATTGGACACGTTGACCATGGTAAAACAACTCTAACTGCTGCTATCTCAACAGTTCTTCATAAGAAGTCTGGTAAAGGATCAGCTATGGGATATGACCAAATCGATGGTGCTCCAGAAGAGCGCGAGCGTGGAATCACAATCTCAACTTCACACGTCGAGTATGAAACAGACACTCGTCACTATGCACACGTAGACTGCCCAGGACACGCTGACTACGTTAAAAACATGATCACTGGTGCTGCTCAAATGGACGGCGCGATCTTAGTAGTATCTGCTGCTGATGGTCCAATGCCACAAACACGTGAGCACATCCTACTTTCTCGTAACGTAGGTGTACCATACATCGTAGTATTCCTTAACAAATGTGACATGGTTGACGATGAAGAGTTACTTGAACTTGTTGAAATGGAAGTTCGTGACCTTCTTTCTGACTATGACTTCCCTGGTGATGATGTTCCAGTTATCAAAGGTTCTGCTCTTAAAGCTCTTGAAGGAGATGCTGATTACGAAGCAAAAATCTTTGAACTTATGGATGCGGTTGATGAGTACATCCCAACTCCAGAACGTGACATTGAGAAGCCATTCATGATGCCAGTTGAGGATGTATTCTCAATCACTGGTCGTGGAACTGTTGCTACTGGTCGTGTTGAGCGTGGACAAGTTAAAGTCGGTGACGAAGTTGAAATCATCGGTCTTCAAGAAGACAATGGTAAAACAACTGTTACAGGTGTTGAAATGTTCCGTAAACTTCTTGACTATGCTGAAGCTGGTGACAACATCGGTGCACTACTTCGTGGTGTATCTCGTGAAGATATCCAACGTGGTCAAGTACTTGCTAAACCAGGTACAATCACTCCACATAGCCGTTTCAAAGCTGAAGTTTATGTACTTTCTAAAGAAGAGGGTGGACGTCATACTCCATTCTTCGCTAACTACCGTCCGCAGTTCTACTTCCGTACAACTGACGTAACTGGTATCGTACATCTTCCAGAAGGTACTGAAATGGTTATGCCTGGCGATAACACTGAGATGGAAGTTGAACTTATCTCTACTATCGCTATCGAAGAAGGAACTCGTTTCTCTATCCGTGAGGGTGGACGTACTGTAGGTTCTGGCGTCGTTTCAAATATCATTAAGTAA
- the fusA gene encoding elongation factor G, whose protein sequence is MAREFSLDKTRNIGIMAHIDAGKTTTTERILYYTGRIHKIGETHEGASQMDWMEQEQERGITITSAATTAQWKGYRVNIIDTPGHVDFTVEVERSLRVLDGAVAVLDAQSGVEPQTETVWRQATTYGVPRIVFVNKMDKTGADFLYSVGTLRDRLQANAHAIQLPIGAEDQFEGIIDLVDNVAYFYEDDLGTRSDAQEIPAEYKDKAEELRNSLIEAVAELDEELMEKYLEGEEITIPELKAAIRKGTLNVEFYPVLVGSAFKNKGVQLVLDAVLDYLPAPTDVAAIKGILPDSNEEVVRESTDDAPFAALAFKVMTDPYVGKLTFFRVYSGTLASGSYVKNSSKNKRERVGRILQMHANSREEISTVYAGDIAAAVGLKDTSTGDTLCDEKDTVILESMEFPEPVIDVAIEPKSKADQDKMGIALAKLAEEDPTFRTQTNPETGQTIISGMGELHLDIIVDRMKREFKVEANVGAPQVAYRETFRSGAKVEGKFVRQSGGRGQFGHVWIEFEPNEEGAGFEFQNAIVGGVVPREYIPAIQAGLEDSLENGVLAGFPLIDIKAKLFDGSYHDVDSNEMAFKIAASMALKNAVSKCNPVLLEPMMKVEVVIPEEYMGDIMGDITSRRGRVEGMEARGNAQVVRAMVPLSEMFGYATSLRSNTQGRGTFTMHMDHYEEVPKSISEEIIKKNKGE, encoded by the coding sequence ATGGCAAGAGAGTTCTCCTTAGACAAAACTCGTAATATTGGTATCATGGCTCACATCGATGCTGGTAAAACGACAACGACTGAGCGTATCTTATACTACACTGGTCGTATCCATAAAATTGGTGAAACTCACGAAGGAGCTTCCCAAATGGACTGGATGGAGCAGGAGCAAGAACGTGGTATTACAATCACTTCTGCTGCTACTACAGCACAATGGAAAGGTTACCGTGTAAACATCATCGATACACCAGGACACGTAGACTTCACTGTTGAAGTTGAACGTTCTTTACGTGTACTTGATGGTGCGGTAGCAGTTCTTGATGCACAATCAGGTGTAGAGCCACAAACTGAAACAGTTTGGCGCCAAGCAACAACTTACGGAGTACCTCGTATCGTATTCGTTAACAAAATGGATAAAACCGGTGCGGACTTCCTTTACTCTGTAGGCACATTAAGAGATCGTCTTCAAGCGAACGCTCATGCAATTCAATTGCCGATCGGCGCTGAAGATCAATTCGAAGGAATCATCGACCTTGTAGATAACGTAGCATACTTCTACGAAGATGACCTTGGAACTCGCTCTGATGCACAAGAAATCCCTGCTGAGTATAAAGACAAAGCTGAAGAGCTTCGCAACAGCCTTATTGAAGCTGTCGCTGAGCTTGATGAAGAGCTTATGGAAAAATACCTTGAGGGTGAAGAAATTACAATTCCTGAATTGAAAGCTGCAATCCGTAAAGGAACGTTGAATGTTGAATTCTACCCAGTTCTTGTTGGATCTGCTTTCAAAAACAAAGGTGTTCAGCTTGTACTTGATGCTGTGCTTGATTACCTTCCTGCACCAACTGATGTTGCTGCAATCAAAGGTATCCTGCCAGATTCAAATGAAGAGGTTGTTCGTGAGTCTACTGATGATGCACCATTCGCAGCTCTTGCATTTAAAGTTATGACTGACCCTTATGTTGGGAAACTAACTTTCTTCCGCGTATACTCTGGAACACTTGCTTCAGGTTCATACGTGAAGAACTCTTCTAAGAACAAGCGTGAGCGTGTTGGACGTATCCTTCAAATGCACGCAAACAGCCGTGAAGAAATCTCTACTGTATATGCAGGAGATATCGCAGCAGCTGTTGGTCTTAAAGATACATCTACTGGTGACACTCTTTGTGACGAGAAAGATACTGTTATCCTTGAGTCTATGGAATTCCCAGAGCCAGTTATCGATGTAGCAATCGAGCCTAAATCAAAAGCTGATCAAGATAAAATGGGTATCGCTTTAGCTAAACTAGCTGAAGAGGATCCAACATTCCGTACACAAACAAACCCTGAAACTGGTCAAACGATCATCTCTGGTATGGGTGAGCTTCACCTTGATATCATTGTTGACCGTATGAAGCGTGAGTTCAAGGTTGAAGCTAACGTAGGTGCTCCTCAAGTTGCGTACCGTGAAACATTCCGTTCTGGTGCAAAAGTTGAAGGTAAATTCGTACGTCAGTCTGGTGGACGTGGTCAGTTCGGACACGTTTGGATCGAATTCGAACCAAACGAAGAAGGCGCAGGCTTCGAATTCCAAAATGCAATCGTCGGTGGGGTTGTTCCTCGTGAATACATTCCAGCTATTCAAGCAGGTCTTGAAGATTCACTTGAAAATGGTGTATTAGCTGGATTCCCATTAATCGACATCAAAGCTAAATTATTTGATGGATCATACCACGATGTTGACTCTAACGAAATGGCGTTTAAAATTGCTGCATCTATGGCGTTGAAAAATGCTGTCAGCAAATGTAACCCAGTTCTACTTGAGCCAATGATGAAAGTAGAAGTCGTTATCCCTGAAGAATACATGGGAGACATCATGGGTGATATCACATCTCGTCGTGGACGTGTAGAAGGTATGGAAGCTCGCGGTAACGCTCAAGTTGTTCGCGCAATGGTTCCACTTTCTGAAATGTTCGGATATGCAACTTCACTCCGTTCTAACACACAAGGACGCGGTACTTTCACTATGCACATGGATCACTACGAAGAAGTGCCTAAGAGCATTAGTGAAGAAATCATCAAAAAAAATAAAGGTGAATAA
- the rplC gene encoding 50S ribosomal protein L3, with the protein MTKGILGRKIGMTQVFAENGDLIPVTVVEAAANVVLQKKTADTDGYEAIQIGFDDKREKLSNKPEKGHVAKAETAPKRFVKELRGAELDAYEVGQEVKVDIFANGDIVDVTGTSKGKGFQGAIKRHGQSRGPMTHGSRYHRRPGSMGPVDPNRVFKGKLLPGRMGGEQITVQNLEIVKVDAERNLLLIKGNVPGAKKSLVTVKSAVKSK; encoded by the coding sequence ATGACCAAAGGAATCTTAGGTAGAAAAATTGGTATGACGCAAGTATTCGCAGAAAACGGTGATCTTATCCCTGTAACTGTTGTTGAGGCTGCTGCTAACGTTGTTCTTCAAAAGAAGACTGCTGACACGGATGGCTATGAAGCAATCCAAATCGGTTTTGACGACAAACGTGAAAAGCTTTCTAACAAACCAGAGAAGGGCCACGTTGCTAAAGCGGAAACTGCTCCTAAGCGCTTCGTAAAAGAATTACGCGGTGCGGAGTTAGATGCGTATGAAGTTGGTCAGGAAGTCAAAGTTGATATTTTCGCAAATGGAGATATCGTAGATGTAACAGGAACATCAAAAGGTAAAGGATTCCAAGGGGCTATCAAGCGCCACGGACAATCACGCGGACCAATGACTCACGGTTCACGTTACCACCGTCGTCCTGGTTCAATGGGACCTGTTGATCCAAACCGAGTATTCAAAGGTAAACTTCTTCCAGGTCGTATGGGCGGAGAGCAAATCACTGTCCAAAACCTTGAGATCGTTAAAGTTGATGCAGAACGTAATCTTCTATTGATCAAAGGAAATGTACCAGGAGCTAAAAAATCTCTAGTAACTGTAAAGAGTGCAGTTAAATCTAAATAA
- the rpsG gene encoding 30S ribosomal protein S7, whose amino-acid sequence MPRKGPVAKRDVLPDPIYNSKLVSRLINKMMIDGKRGKSQTILYKSFDIIKERTGNEAMEVFEQALKNIMPVLEVKARRVGGANYQVPVEVRPDRRTTLGLRWLVNYARLRGEKTMEERLANEILDAANNTGAAVKKREDTHKMAEANKAFAHYRW is encoded by the coding sequence ATGCCACGTAAAGGTCCTGTAGCAAAAAGAGACGTATTGCCAGATCCAATTTACAATTCTAAACTTGTATCTCGTTTGATCAACAAAATGATGATCGACGGTAAAAGAGGAAAGTCACAAACAATTCTCTACAAGTCATTTGATATCATCAAAGAACGTACTGGTAATGAAGCGATGGAGGTTTTCGAACAAGCCTTGAAAAACATCATGCCAGTTCTTGAAGTTAAAGCACGTCGTGTAGGTGGAGCTAACTACCAAGTTCCTGTAGAAGTTCGCCCAGACCGTCGTACTACTTTAGGTCTTCGCTGGTTAGTAAACTACGCTCGTCTTCGTGGAGAAAAAACGATGGAAGAGCGTCTTGCTAACGAAATCCTTGATGCAGCTAACAACACTGGTGCTGCTGTTAAGAAACGTGAAGATACACACAAAATGGCAGAAGCGAACAAAGCATTCGCTCACTACCGCTGGTAG
- a CDS encoding alpha/beta fold hydrolase, whose amino-acid sequence MAKTYLKKWLIGGVDQWIMIKEDHASEAKPVLLFLHGGPGSAQISYIDSFHEELNQDFTVVHWDQRGAGLSYQKNLPNTSMTIQQFIEDTIELTEKVLSYLGQSKLYIAGYSWGSLIAIQAVHKRPDLYHAYYGISQVVDVIKEDIVSYKLLLEKCERNRLFTCCLRLLTPPPWKRISAHALFSLYKELGSVGLTHRWKPLIQMLRGFLFSKEYQLKDKWNFLKGQKLSQDMLWNELMNESIEYRVSTILIPCYFIIGEYDMITPVAVSKPYVEQLTAPVKEWFTFKESAHSPHLEEPEEFIRTIKKTAVHHLQGKLDL is encoded by the coding sequence ATGGCGAAGACATATTTGAAGAAATGGTTAATCGGCGGGGTTGACCAATGGATTATGATCAAAGAAGATCACGCAAGTGAAGCGAAGCCTGTTCTTTTATTTTTACACGGTGGGCCCGGCTCCGCTCAAATCAGTTATATCGATTCGTTTCATGAGGAACTTAATCAAGATTTTACAGTTGTTCATTGGGATCAGCGAGGTGCGGGACTTTCCTATCAAAAGAACCTCCCCAATACTTCTATGACCATTCAGCAATTTATTGAAGATACGATTGAACTGACAGAGAAAGTCCTTTCATATCTAGGTCAATCAAAATTGTACATCGCCGGATATTCATGGGGGTCATTAATCGCCATACAAGCAGTACATAAGCGCCCAGATCTATATCACGCTTATTATGGAATTAGTCAGGTAGTAGATGTAATAAAAGAAGATATTGTGTCATACAAGCTTCTTTTAGAGAAATGCGAACGAAATCGGTTGTTTACTTGTTGCCTGCGATTACTGACGCCTCCTCCGTGGAAACGAATATCAGCTCATGCTCTGTTCTCTCTATATAAAGAGCTCGGAAGCGTAGGTCTCACACATAGGTGGAAGCCGCTGATTCAAATGCTACGCGGATTTCTTTTTAGTAAGGAATATCAGCTCAAAGATAAGTGGAATTTCCTTAAAGGACAGAAGCTTAGTCAGGACATGCTATGGAATGAATTGATGAATGAGAGCATTGAATACCGAGTTTCTACTATATTAATACCTTGTTACTTTATCATTGGTGAATATGACATGATTACACCAGTTGCTGTATCAAAACCTTATGTTGAGCAATTAACAGCACCAGTCAAAGAATGGTTCACCTTTAAAGAATCTGCACATTCCCCGCATCTAGAAGAACCAGAAGAATTTATTCGTACCATAAAAAAGACGGCTGTACATCATCTTCAGGGAAAGCTTGATTTATAG
- a CDS encoding 50S ribosomal protein L7ae-like protein, whose amino-acid sequence MSYDKVSQAQSIIIGTKQTVKALKRDSVKEIVVAKDADPALTASVTKLAQEKGVDILVVDSMKKLGKACGIEVGAAAVAIML is encoded by the coding sequence ATGTCTTATGATAAAGTATCACAGGCTCAATCCATTATTATTGGTACGAAGCAAACAGTAAAAGCTCTGAAACGAGATTCAGTAAAGGAAATCGTCGTAGCGAAAGATGCTGATCCTGCTTTAACAGCTAGTGTAACAAAACTAGCGCAAGAGAAGGGTGTAGACATTTTAGTGGTAGATTCCATGAAAAAGCTCGGCAAAGCCTGCGGAATTGAAGTTGGGGCAGCAGCTGTTGCCATTATGTTATAG
- the rpsJ gene encoding 30S ribosomal protein S10 encodes MAKQKIRIRLKAYDHRILDQSAEKIVETAKRSGASVSGPIPLPTEKSVYTILRAVHKYKDSREQFEMRTHKRLIDIVNPTPQTVDALMRLDLPSGVDIEIKL; translated from the coding sequence ATGGCAAAACAAAAAATTCGTATTCGTTTAAAAGCATATGATCATAGAATTCTTGATCAATCTGCTGAGAAGATTGTTGAAACGGCTAAGCGTTCTGGTGCTAGTGTATCTGGTCCAATCCCGCTTCCAACTGAAAAATCAGTTTACACAATCCTTCGTGCGGTGCATAAGTACAAAGATTCTCGTGAGCAATTTGAGATGCGTACTCACAAACGTCTAATCGACATCGTGAATCCAACTCCACAAACAGTTGATGCACTTATGCGTTTAGATTTACCATCTGGTGTAGATATCGAAATCAAACTTTAA
- the rpsL gene encoding 30S ribosomal protein S12: MPTINQLIRKGRVSKVENSKSPALNKGYNSFKKEHTNVTSPQKRGVCTRVGTMTPKKPNSALRKYARVRLSNLIEVTAYIPGIGHNLQEHSVVLIRGGRVKDLPGVRYHIVRGALDTAGVDGRMQGRSKYGTKRPKQSK; encoded by the coding sequence ATGCCTACAATTAATCAGCTAATACGCAAAGGACGCGTGAGTAAAGTTGAAAACTCAAAGTCTCCTGCACTTAACAAAGGATACAACAGTTTCAAAAAAGAGCACACTAACGTAACATCTCCACAGAAGCGCGGGGTTTGTACTCGTGTCGGCACAATGACACCGAAAAAACCAAACTCAGCACTACGTAAATATGCTCGTGTACGTTTGTCTAACCTGATTGAGGTAACAGCTTACATTCCTGGTATCGGACATAATCTACAAGAGCACAGTGTAGTACTTATCCGTGGCGGACGTGTAAAAGACTTACCGGGTGTACGTTACCACATCGTTCGTGGTGCGCTTGATACTGCCGGAGTTGACGGTCGTATGCAAGGACGTTCTAAATACGGAACAAAACGCCCTAAACAAAGTAAATAA
- the rplD gene encoding 50S ribosomal protein L4 — translation MPKVALFNQNGSTNGEIELNASVFGIEPNESVVFDAILMQRASLRQGTHKVKTRSEVRGGGRKPWRQKGTGRARQGSIRSPQWRGGGIVFGPTPRSYSYKLPKKVRRLAIKSVLSSKVIDNNIIVLEDLTLDAVKTKEFAGILKGLSVEKKALIVTADANETVALSARNIPGVTVVEANGINVLDVVNHEKLLITKAAVEKVEEGLA, via the coding sequence ATGCCAAAAGTAGCATTATTTAACCAAAACGGTTCTACTAACGGTGAAATCGAATTAAACGCTTCTGTGTTTGGAATCGAGCCAAACGAAAGCGTAGTATTCGATGCTATTCTTATGCAAAGAGCTTCCTTACGTCAAGGAACTCACAAAGTAAAAACTCGTTCTGAAGTACGTGGCGGAGGTCGTAAGCCTTGGAGACAGAAGGGTACTGGTCGTGCTCGTCAAGGTTCTATCCGTTCACCACAATGGCGCGGAGGCGGTATCGTATTCGGTCCAACACCACGCAGCTATTCTTATAAATTACCTAAAAAAGTTCGCCGCTTGGCTATCAAGTCAGTATTGTCTTCTAAAGTAATCGACAACAACATCATCGTTCTTGAAGATCTGACTCTTGATGCAGTGAAAACGAAAGAATTCGCAGGCATCCTTAAAGGATTATCTGTCGAGAAGAAAGCGTTGATCGTCACTGCGGATGCAAACGAAACAGTTGCTTTATCTGCTCGTAACATCCCTGGAGTAACAGTTGTTGAAGCTAACGGTATCAACGTTCTTGACGTTGTCAACCACGAGAAACTTCTGATCACTAAAGCAGCGGTTGAAAAAGTAGAGGAGGGACTTGCATAA